A genomic region of Raphanus sativus cultivar WK10039 chromosome 6, ASM80110v3, whole genome shotgun sequence contains the following coding sequences:
- the LOC108808875 gene encoding long chain acyl-CoA synthetase 1, with translation MKSFAAKVEEGVKGENGKPSVGPVYRNLLSEKGFPPIDSDITTAWDIFNKSVEKFPDNKMLGWRTIVDKKVGPYMWKTYKEAYEEVLQVGSALRALGAEPGCRVGIYGINCPQWIVAMEACAAHTLICVPLYDTLGSGAVDYIVDHAEIDFVFVQDTKIKGLLEPDSICAKRLKAIVSFADVSEGDSLKASEIGVKTYSWLDFLRMGREKPEEISPPKPFNTCTIMYTSGTSGEPKGVVLTHEAVATFVVGVDLFMDQFEDKMTHEDVYLSFLPLAHILDRMNEEYFFRKGASIGYYHGDLNVLRDDIQELKPTYLAGVPRVFERIHEGIQKALQELNPRRRFIFNALYKHKLSWLNRGYSHSKASPMADLIAFRKIRDKLGGRIRLLISGGAPLSPEIEEFLRVTCCCFVLQGYGLTETLGGTALCIPDEMCMLGTVGIPAVYNEIRLEEVAEMGYDPLGENPAGEICIRGKCLFSGYYKNPELTDEVLKDGWFHTGDIGEIQPNGVLKIIDRKKNLIKLSQGEYVALENLENIYGQNSVVQDIWVYGDSFKSMLVAVIVPNPEVVNRWAKDLGFNKPFEELCSLSELQEHIILELKSTAEKNKLKRFEYIKAVTVEIKPFDLERDLVTATLKNKRNNLLKYYQVQVDEMYRKLTSKKI, from the exons atGAAGTCTTTCGCGGCGAAGGTGGAAGAAGGAGTTAAAGGGGAAAACGGGAAACCGTCAGTAGGTCCGGTGTACCGGAATCTTTTGTCGGAGAAAGGTTTCCCTCCAATAGATTCTGATATCACCACTGCTTGGGACATATTCAA TAAATCTGTGGAGAAATTCCCTGACAACAAGATGCTTGGATGGCGTACAATCGTAGATAAGAAG GTTGGACCGTATATGTGGAAAACGTACAAGGAAGCATATGAAGAAGTTCTGCAGGTTGGTTCTGCGTTACGTGCTCTCGGAGCTGAGCCT GGGTGTCGAGTGGGAATCTATGGGATCAATTGTCCTCAGTGGATCGTAGCAATGGAG GCTTGCGCAGCTCACACTCTAATCTGTGTACCTCTATATGATACCTTGG GTTCTGGAGCCGTGGATTATATCGTTGATCACGCGGAAATCGATTTTGTATTCGTCCAAGACACCAAGATTAAAGGG CTCCTTGAGCCAGATTCCATATGTGCTAAAAGGCTAAAAGCTATAGTTTCTTTCGCTGATGTGAGCGAAGGAGATAGCCTCAAGGCTTCAGAAATCGGAGTCAAGACGTACTCTTGGCTCGATTTTCTTCGTATG GGACGTGAGAAACCGGAAGAGATTAGTCCACCTAAACCATTTAACACATGCACCATAATGTACACGAGCGGCACTAGTGGTGAACCTAAAGGCGTGGTTTTGACTCATGAAGCGGTGGCTACTTTCGTTGTTGGGGTGGATCTCTTCATGGACCAGTTCGAAGACAAG ATGACACATGAAGATGTGTATCTCTCGTTCTTGCCTCTGGCTCATATTCTTGACCGTATGAATGAGGAATACTTCTTTCGCAAAGGGGCTTCCATTGGCTATTACCATGGG GATTTGAATGTGTTACGCGATGACATTCAAGAATTGAAACCAACTTATCTAGCTGGAGTTCCAAGAGTGTTTGAGAGAATCCATGAGGGTATTCAAAAGGCTCTTCAGGAACTTAACCCTAGAAGGAGATTTATCTTCAATGCTCTCTACAAACA CAAGCTTTCATGGTTGAATCGTGGATACTCGCATAGCAAAGCTTCACCAATGGCTGATTTAATTGCTTTCAGAAAG ATTAGAGACAAACTGGGAGGTCGAATCCGGTTGCTAATATCTGGAGGAGCACCTTTGAGCCCTGAGATTGAAGAGTTCTTGAGAGTTACTTGTTGTTGCTTTGTCCTCCAAGGCTacg GTCTGACGGAGACGCTTGGAGGAACGGCTTTGTGTATCCCAGATGAGATGTGTATGCTAGGGACAGTCGGTATACCGGCGGTTTACAACGAGATACGGCTTGAGGAGGTGGCTGAAATGGGCTACGACCCACTCGGTGAAAATCCCGCAGGCGAGATCTGTATAAGAGGAAAATGTTTGTTTTCTGGTTATTACAAGAACCCTGAGCTTACAGATGAAGTCTTGAAAGACGGATGGTTCCATACAG GAGATATAGGTGAGATTCAGCCAAATGGAGTACTCAAGATAATTGATCGTAAAAAGAATTTGATTAAACTTTCTCAAGGAGAGTACGTTGCTCTTGAGAATCTGGAAAACATCTACGGGCAAAACTCTGTAGTACAAGAT ATATGGGTTTATGGAGACAGCTTCAAATCAATGCTTGTCGCGGTGATTGTTCCAAACCCTGAAGTCGTGAACCGGTGGGCTAAAGATCTCGGTTTTAATAAACCATTTGAAGAACTCTGTTCTCTCTCGGAGTTGCAAGAACACATCATTTTAGAACTGAAGTCCACGGCAGAGAAGAACAAG CTAAAAAGGTTCGAGTACATCAAAGCAGTGACGGTGGAGATAAAACCTTTCGACTTAGAGAGAGACTTGGTGACTGCGACGCTCAAGAATAAGAGGAACAATCTTCTCAAGTATTATCAG GTACAAGTCGACGAGATGTACAGAAAATTGACGTCCAAGAAAATCTGA